In one window of Candidatus Binatia bacterium DNA:
- the fabZ gene encoding 3-hydroxyacyl-ACP dehydratase FabZ has protein sequence MKTYEIAELLPHRYPFCFVDRVLDLVEGQQILACKNVSFNEPYFPGHFPDQPVMPGVLICEALAQAAALIAHRVLRGEQSKKVVVLSGIDSARFRRPVLPGDQLILDVKLVRRRPPLWKFQAVAKVDGHVVAEAELLLTETEQVRL, from the coding sequence CTGAAGACATACGAGATCGCCGAGCTCCTGCCGCACCGATATCCCTTTTGCTTCGTGGATCGCGTGCTCGACCTCGTCGAGGGTCAGCAGATTCTCGCTTGCAAAAACGTTTCGTTTAACGAGCCCTACTTTCCGGGCCACTTTCCCGACCAGCCGGTGATGCCGGGGGTGCTGATTTGTGAGGCCCTCGCGCAAGCAGCCGCGCTGATTGCCCATCGGGTGCTGCGAGGGGAGCAGAGCAAGAAGGTCGTCGTCTTGAGTGGGATCGATAGCGCACGCTTCCGCCGGCCGGTGTTGCCAGGTGATCAACTGATCCTGGATGTCAAGCTTGTGCGCCGCCGGCCGCCGTTGTGGAAGTTTCAGGCAGTGGCCAAGGTCGACGGGCACGTGGTGGCCGAGGCCGAGCTGCTGCTCACCGAAACTGAACAGGTGCGTTTGTGA
- the lpxA gene encoding acyl-ACP--UDP-N-acetylglucosamine O-acyltransferase: MSEVKIHPLAVVEPGAELDAGVEVGPFAVIGARVRIGARTQIGAHAVVTGNTVIGEDNRIFSFASIGHIPQDLKYRGEESRVEIGNRNTIREFATVHLGTAVGGMVTRIGDDNLLMNYTHIAHDCQIGSRVIVANGTQLAGHVVVEDYAVLGALSGVHQFVRVGESAIVGAGSMVSQDVPPFCNATGNRATLHGLNIVGLTRRGFSKELIQQLKRAYRIVFRSGLTVAEAAARVRAEFAGIPEVERFIRFVESSTRGVCR; the protein is encoded by the coding sequence GTGAGCGAGGTCAAAATTCACCCGCTTGCAGTTGTGGAACCGGGTGCAGAGCTGGATGCCGGCGTGGAGGTCGGCCCGTTTGCGGTGATTGGCGCCCGCGTGCGCATCGGTGCCCGAACGCAGATTGGGGCGCACGCGGTCGTGACCGGCAACACCGTGATCGGGGAAGACAATCGCATCTTTTCGTTCGCTTCGATTGGGCACATTCCGCAGGATCTCAAATACCGCGGCGAAGAGAGCCGCGTGGAAATCGGCAACCGCAATACCATCCGCGAGTTTGCCACCGTGCATTTGGGCACCGCAGTTGGCGGCATGGTGACCCGCATCGGCGACGACAACCTGCTGATGAACTACACGCACATCGCGCACGACTGCCAGATCGGGAGCCGGGTGATCGTTGCCAACGGAACGCAATTGGCTGGGCATGTGGTGGTGGAGGATTATGCGGTGCTCGGCGCACTCAGTGGCGTTCACCAGTTCGTGCGCGTGGGCGAGTCGGCAATCGTCGGAGCGGGTTCGATGGTTTCGCAGGATGTGCCGCCGTTTTGCAACGCCACCGGTAACCGCGCCACCTTGCATGGGCTGAATATTGTTGGGCTCACGCGCCGTGGCTTTAGCAAGGAGCTGATCCAGCAACTCAAACGCGCTTACCGGATCGTGTTTCGCTCCGGGCTCACGGTGGCCGAAGCCGCAGCCCGCGTGCGTGCGGAGTTTGCCGGCATTCCTGAAGTGGAGCGCTTCATTCGCTTTGTCGAAAGTTCCACACGCGGCGTGTGTCGTTAG
- the lpxI gene encoding UDP-2,3-diacylglucosamine diphosphatase LpxI (LpxI, functionally equivalent to LpxH, replaces it in LPS biosynthesis in a minority of bacteria.), translated as MQRIGLIAGNGRFPRIFAGAARGLGYEVVAVAHRGETEPALEREVDQCTWIQVGQLGRIIDVFRAAKVTEAVFVGGIRKQALLEQFAPDERGLAFLGRLAHFGDDAVLRGLAEELEGEGIRILPSTLFLESLLTPADVLTSTAPTPEQWEDIRLGVRVAKAIGEWDIGQTVVVQNRIVLAVEAIEGTDATIARAGRPGAVVVKVSKPQQDLRFDVPAVGPNTIDVCASVGVSVVALEAGKTLLLDKEALLAKADEAGIAVVGVVP; from the coding sequence ATGCAACGGATCGGCTTGATTGCGGGGAACGGGCGGTTCCCTCGAATTTTCGCAGGTGCCGCGCGCGGGCTCGGATACGAGGTGGTGGCCGTGGCCCATCGCGGGGAAACGGAGCCAGCGCTGGAGCGAGAGGTCGACCAGTGCACCTGGATTCAAGTGGGACAACTCGGGCGCATCATCGACGTGTTTCGCGCCGCAAAGGTTACCGAAGCGGTGTTCGTTGGCGGCATTCGTAAGCAGGCACTGTTGGAGCAATTCGCGCCAGACGAGCGCGGCTTGGCCTTCTTGGGCCGGCTAGCGCATTTTGGTGACGATGCCGTGCTGCGCGGCTTGGCGGAGGAACTCGAAGGCGAGGGGATCCGGATTCTTCCATCCACGCTGTTCCTGGAATCGTTGCTGACCCCGGCTGACGTGCTGACGTCCACCGCCCCGACGCCGGAGCAGTGGGAGGATATTCGCTTAGGAGTGCGCGTCGCCAAGGCGATTGGTGAGTGGGATATCGGGCAAACGGTGGTGGTGCAAAACCGGATCGTGCTTGCAGTGGAAGCGATCGAAGGGACGGACGCCACGATTGCGCGGGCTGGCCGTCCTGGTGCGGTGGTCGTGAAAGTGAGTAAACCCCAGCAAGACTTGCGCTTCGATGTTCCTGCCGTTGGACCGAACACGATCGACGTGTGTGCCTCAGTCGGCGTGAGCGTGGTGGCGCTGGAAGCAGGGAAAACCTTGCTGCTCGACAAAGAGGCGTTGCTGGCGAAGGCGGATGAGGCGGGAATCGCCGTGGTGGGGGTTGTGCCATGA
- a CDS encoding Gfo/Idh/MocA family oxidoreductase, producing the protein MSPRIRAAVIGAGYLGRFHALKYASMPEVELVAVVDVDAGRAAAVAKETNTQALVDYRPLLGQIDCASVAVPTPLHCSLATDLLLAGVDVLVEKPLTVTAAEGRQLVDLARQHGRILQVGHLERFNPALQAVRRILTEPRFVECHRLGPFVERGSDVDVVLDLMIHDLDVLLSLVPSEVEHVEAVGVPVLSPHIDIANARLRFTNGCIANLTASRVALKRERKLRLFQADTYVALDYGERHIRIVRRIVDNGTPRIDVEELALGEADPLYAEIDHFLHCVRTRERPLVDGATALRALEVAEKIRTGMLTA; encoded by the coding sequence ATGAGTCCGCGCATCCGTGCTGCCGTGATTGGGGCGGGCTACCTCGGCCGCTTCCACGCTCTCAAATACGCGAGCATGCCTGAGGTGGAGCTCGTGGCGGTCGTCGATGTCGATGCGGGGCGCGCCGCCGCCGTGGCTAAGGAAACGAACACGCAAGCACTGGTCGATTACCGCCCGCTGTTAGGGCAAATCGATTGCGCGAGCGTTGCCGTGCCCACACCGCTGCACTGCTCGCTCGCTACCGATTTGCTTTTGGCGGGAGTGGACGTTCTCGTGGAAAAACCGCTGACGGTAACGGCCGCCGAAGGCCGCCAACTCGTCGACCTGGCACGCCAGCACGGACGGATTTTGCAAGTGGGCCACCTCGAACGGTTCAACCCGGCACTGCAGGCCGTGCGCCGCATATTGACCGAGCCACGGTTTGTGGAGTGTCATCGCCTGGGCCCATTCGTGGAACGGGGCAGCGACGTGGATGTGGTCCTGGATCTGATGATTCACGACCTCGACGTGTTGTTGAGTTTGGTCCCGAGCGAGGTGGAGCATGTGGAAGCGGTCGGCGTGCCCGTGCTTTCCCCACACATCGACATCGCCAATGCCCGCTTACGGTTTACCAACGGCTGCATTGCCAATCTGACTGCGAGCCGCGTGGCACTGAAGCGCGAGCGCAAACTGCGGCTGTTCCAAGCCGACACCTACGTGGCCCTCGATTACGGCGAGCGCCACATTCGCATCGTGCGCCGCATCGTTGATAACGGCACGCCGCGGATCGACGTGGAAGAGCTAGCTTTGGGGGAGGCGGACCCATTGTATGCGGAAATCGACCACTTCTTGCATTGCGTGCGCACGCGCGAGCGCCCGTTGGTCGATGGAGCCACAGCGCTGCGCGCCTTGGAAGTGGCGGAGAAGATTCGCACGGGGATGCTCACGGCATGA